The following coding sequences lie in one Drosophila gunungcola strain Sukarami chromosome X unlocalized genomic scaffold, Dgunungcola_SK_2 000021F, whole genome shotgun sequence genomic window:
- the LOC128260318 gene encoding uncharacterized protein LOC128260318 encodes MSRSLSRVLINGSTHRLRDLLSGQATTQSRSTIIIPVANYSKRNGPPSDAGESFKTVSKSRNLDGDDELNSLESEPNWELTAARSHRFYLPNATGPAWQGETTTIGLLTPLGQLVNFLKEANADKARLEFACCQCPQLLRESLVELFPVRVVAQRDTAITMLVLSYEGDIEMGAAKFVLAARDMCDRLLSLGYWADFLNPFSGRPFFMPSRDGSRLYKQDHRFRGLNMRLSQQNHCTVIAAEENDRTHFSGTIYCTAPNQYAQLVELLVPPPSQLPKVPQ; translated from the exons ATGTCGCGCTCTCTGAGTCGCGTACTGATCAATGGGTCGACCCATCGACTTCGCGATCTCCTCAGCGGCCAGGCGACCACTCAGTCCAGATCCACCATCATTATCCCAGTGGCCAACTACTCCAAGCGCAATGGACCGCCCTCGGATGCGGGCGAGTCGTTTAAAACGGTCAGCAAGTCGCGGAACCTCGATGGCGACGATGAGCTCAACAGCCTGGAGAGCGAACCCAACTGGGAGCTGACGGCGGCCAGGAGCCACCGCTTCTACCTGCCCAATGCCACCGGACCCGCCTGGCAGGGCGAAACCACCACCATCGGCCTGCTGACACCGCTCGGCCAGCTGGTCAACTTCCTCAAGGAGGCCAATGCGGACAAGGCGCGCCTGGAGTTCGCCTGCTGCCAGTGCCCCCAGCTCCTCCGCGAGTCGCTCGTGGAGCTCTTCCCCGTGCGCGTCGTTGCGCAGCGGGACACAGCCATCACCATGCTCGTCCTGAGCTACGAGGGCGACATCGAAATGGGCGCCGCCAAG TTTGTGCTCGCCGCGCGGGACATGTGCGATCGCCTGCTGTCGCTGGGCTACTGGGCCGACTTCCTCAATCCGTTCAGCGGACGACCCTTCTTCATGCCGAGTCGGGACGGGTCCAGACTGTACAAGCAGGACCACCGCTTCCGCGGGCTGAACATGCGGCTGTCGCAGCAGAACCACTGCACAGTGATTGCCGCCGAGGAGAACGATCGCACCCACTTCTCGGGCACCATCTATTGCACGGCACCGAATCAGTACGCCCAGTTGGTGGAGCTGCTGGTGCCGCCGCCGTCGCAGTTGCCCAAGGTGCCCCAATGA